The Nicotiana tabacum cultivar K326 chromosome 5, ASM71507v2, whole genome shotgun sequence sequence CCTTGTCTTATTTTGGTTGAAAGATTCTATTGAGAAGGCTTCTCTTGATTCACAAAGTGAAAAAGGCTTATGACCTTGTGAAGCTATAACAATACGGATGAATATTATGACTACAAAATTACGGATGAGGTTACAACAAAAATTCATATGAGATTACATTATGTAATAAGCAAtgagattttgagattttaagggAATACGGTgccatctttctcaagaatattatacggttTTGTTCCTACTCCGATCTTGTCGTCGCGTATTTTATCGCAATTAATGTATTTTAGCGGGATTGTCAAGAGAAAaccccaggtatgttaaggctaagctcttccttcattttggcatgatctcgtaattacatgtgtttgataacgaggcataaagagaagttcatactcccgaatttatatacattatcctagtctcataagttacagtattctctcttatcgggactttatatttaattgagtattgtcttcttctagtcaagagagcagagggtctatatgtatgtgtgtgtgtgtgtgtgtatatatatacagtattataatATTTTCACCACCATTGATCTATAATTGGTGGACAGGCCCATATTgggcgagcccagaatggccgagatacagagcccagtatggctgagcagcgagcctactacggtagagtaGTTACACATACAGAGCCTTATAAAGCCGGacagttattttacttactacattgagagagttagtatcagcaggtaagcatatcttcagttTTTCTTTGACTTCTAattactttcaattattatattatcagtccagtttcaactttcagttattttgttgccttacatactcggtatattatttcgtactgacgtcccttttgccggggaccctgcatttcatgcctgcaggtcctcatTGCTAGTTGGACAGACCCTTCCAGCAGACAGAGTCAAaaatcagcttggttggtaagctccacttcctcggagttaccaggtctagaccttggagtccattttatatatacaagttTGATGGGTGTCGAGTAACTGTCCCGACCATggtacagttcagttatctctagaagCTTGCAGGCGAGTCCTGTGTATTTTATATATCAAAAGATGTTCATGACGGATTCGTCGGCCTacataactatatatatatattgtgtatgTTCACCCCACAACTGAGAAAGGCGTTATTTTTAGACGATTCATGATATGGCCTCATCAgtctaagttgagggttacccctctagagttcacagttacgGAGTGGtagctcgggccgagtatggcaccgggtgccggccacacCTCTTCAGGTTTGGGACGTGACACTATAGCTGATGGATCAACTTGTAGCAGTGTTGGATCTGGGACTGTTAAGCCAACTTCCTCCATTACCCTGTCATCTGTATTTAAGTCTACCAAACTTGGCCTTTAACTTGATTTCTGTTAGTAAAATCACGAAAGACCTTAATTGTTGTGTTGCATTCTTTTTCGATCATTATTTGTTTCTAGATCTTACAATAAAACATGTTATAGATAAAGGATATTTATCTAGTGACCTCTACATCCTTGATGAATAGGAGCCACGGTCTATTGCATGCTCTAGTGTTGTGTCTCCCATTGAAGTACATTGTCGATTGGACACCCCTCTCTGCCTTTGTTGAAGAAGCTTTGTCCTCAGGTTCAGAATACTTTTTCATTGCATTGTGAGTCATGTCGATTTGCAAAACACCATCGCATCTCGTTAAGTCCAAGGGTTAATAAACGAGTTGACTCAGCTTTTGAGTTAGTTCATTCTGATGTTTGGGGACCATGTCCTGTTGTTTACAAAACTGGGCATAAGTATTTTGTCACCTTTgtagatgatttttctcgaatgaCTTGGATTTACTTTATGAAGAGCCGATCTGAAGTGTTTACTCACTTTTCTACCTTCTGTGCTGAAGTCAAAACTCAATTTAATGCTTCGGTGCGTACTATAAGGAGTGATAATGCTAAAGAATACATGTCAGAGTTATTTCAGTCGTACATGAGACAACATGGTATACTACATCAGTCTTCATGTGTTGATACACCCTCTCAAAATGGAGTTGCTGGGAGGAAGAATAGGCATCTACTTGAGACAGCTCGGGCACTTttattccaatttatgtgaacctgtttgactgggcacgaagtttaagaaaaaatgaagacttttgaaacttgtggtagtaaacaagtcaaaaaggggttcGGAGTacttgtgtggttataaaagtttctcattaaggatagaatTGGAAGCtgaagctaaattgtttccaaatttagaaaggggtcattcttttttgaacgaaccaaaaaggaaataggctcacataaactgaaacgaaGGGAGTGCTTAATTTTTTTCAACGTGTTCCATTGTTCCCATATTAATAATTACTACTTAATTTTATTCAACGTGTTCCATTGTTCTGATACTgcctttttaatttatttttttgattctTAGGTCGTTGGTATTGTCTTCCTGGCGTATGTTGTCGTTATTGTTCCATTGTCTCTCTTTctgattatattgggttgttgttgttgtaattttttTCAACTTGATAGTGGCGTAGATATGCATATTCTTAAATGAAACAGATTACTATTGATTGACAATCTTGATAGCATCATTTATTGTAAGGGAAAGAGTTTTATTAATTATGAATGATGTGCAAGAAGGAGAGGAGAGGAGAGGGTGGGCCAAGGGAGAAAATCAGTTGTTTTTGCCGCATAGGTGAAGTCAACTTGGAAACTTCAAATCTCCATTCACATGgatcataattaattaacttaattttTCCCTTATAATTAATGTTATGATGCTATCATCCACTTGAAATTGTCtctttataaattaaaatatatatacaatcaaACATCTATATAACAATCCTATTTGTTTCGGATATCGGATATTTTAATTGTTATAGTGAAATGCTGTTgtagagaacatatattacatAATATAGCATGAAAATTGGTTCCATAAAAAACTTAACTTTTATAGTGAATAGCTGTTATATAGCGatactgttatagagaggtctaaTCTGTATGAGTATCACAATTACTATTAATGTTGGGATTCACCTAGATCCTTCTTTTCTGCTGGAACTGAAAAATTAAATTCAAAGTCAAAATAATGCATCATGTGGATTTCAAAGGCCACATTAATCAAGAAGTACCACTATATATAAGTTAACtcatttaaaaattaaaatatcgaAAGCCTGAGTGTAGAACGTGCAGGTCATTTTCTCCATGTAAGTTAATTATTCTGCTGAGCTAATTAAATGGTTACTGCCTTCCATCTATATATGTTTGCCCACAACCCCTACTTAATTATTTCTCTAACgctttatatatacatattttgtatttgtaCAGAACAAATTAAGAGCTGAAATATGGTTGAATCAACAATTGTTTCCAGAAAGATGATCAAGCCTTCCTCTCCTACCCCTTCTTCCCTTAGTCGTCACAATCTTTGTTTCCTTGATCATATAGCCACTTCTGCATATGCTCCAATTGCCGTTTTCTACCCCAAACCTACAAATAACATAAGCCAGATTCTTGAAAACTCCCTTTCAAAAGTTTTATCCTCTTATTATCCATTCGCTGGAATAATCACGGATAATAAATATGTCGACTGCAACGACACAGGTGCTGAGTTTCTCAATGTACGAATTAGTTGTTCGATGTCTGAAATTCTCGACCACGCCTATAATGATGCTATTGATGTTGTCTTCCCACCTGATTTGCCTTGGACTAGTTCCTTTGGCCGAAGTCCATTGGTGGTTCAGTTAAGCCATTTCGATTGTGGTGGAATAGCAATCAGTATATGCCTATCACACAAGATTGTTGATGGATATAGTctctttaaattccttaaggattGGGCTGCTACAAGTCAACATTTGGATTTCAAACCATCTACTCAATTTGATGCAAATTCTTTTTTCCCACTAATGGATGATCCTCCAGTTCTTCTACGCGATATTGTGCGCGAACCTCAACGATGCGTGTCAAGAATCTACCATTTCTCATCCTCTAGTTTGGACAGACTCAAGGAAATTGTTGCAATGAATTCACAAGTGCAGAATCCAACTCGCGTTGAAGTTGCCACAGCTCTGCTTCATAAATGTGGAGCGTCAGTATCAATGACAATAAATTCAGGCGTGTTTCAACCATCTTTATTGTTCCATGTAATGAATTTTCGCCCACCATTGCCCCTAAACACCATTGGAAATGCTTGTTCTGCCTTTGCCTCAGCAGCAATTCTGGAAAATGAGATACAAGTGCCCAACTTCGTCGCTCAACTACGAGAAGCTAAAAAACATCTTCAAGACAAGTTGAAGGATCCAGAACAGCTAACCTCATATGTACTTGAAACAATCAAAGGGACAACAAACAAAACAGAGAAGAATATAGTATTTGACTTTTATATGTGCACGAGCTTGTGCAATTTCGGGTTACATAACATTGATTTTGGGTGGGGTAACCCAATAAGAGTGACCGTAGCAACAAATTCGATGAAGAATCACTTCATTTTCATGGATTCGCCAAGTGGAGATGGGATAGATGTACTAATCACCTTGACAGAAGCTGATATGTTAATATTTCATAATAACAAAGAGCTCCTAGAGTTTGCTTCTCCAGTTGTTCTGCCACAAGAATAACTAATCAGAGAAGAATAGAGTATTATGCTTGATCTGCTTAACTAATTATTGTTGTTTGTAAactttaatttcttattttgagAGAAGTTGTATAATTATTTCAGTTATCTATTTCAATTTACTTTTGCCTTCTCTTTTGCATGAAGCAAGCAATATCACTGAACCTTTTTAATTTCGCATAGTATAACGGGAATTTTATGTGTTAATGATACAATTTCGAACAAAGTTGAATACATATGGAAACACCAAAATTTTCCACGATTTTTCATTTAGACGGTTCAAGTTTAATTTTTATATGCTAATCGGAATAAGCAATTTGTCAAAAAACTGATTAGAACTGCTTCATCTAAAAAAAAGCTATACTCTCCAGTGTACGAGGTCTCTTCACTTCCCtatactctctctcctgacctcgtctgtcctctctctcctggacccACCTGTCCTCTACTCGGCGAGAGGTCCTCACCACCCGCTAAACTGGGATCACAGGCTGTGTCACTATGACATCTAGAACCCGACCAGTGAGAACTCGTTGCTCTGGTATGGGGGTGCCGGAAGTCTGGATCCCTTCCCtgatctgtgaagtagctggtacaACCTGAATTAATCCCGCCTGAACTAATGTATCAAACATGCTCAGGAGCTGTGGTAATGTCTcttgaagtgctggagtagtggTAACAATAGGTGTATCCGATGCCTGGGAtctggctggaactgctggtggctcctcggtGGTAGCTCATgtggtgctctggctgcaccgcgtgcacgtcctcggcctctaccccgaccccgacctCTAACGACTCTCGCAGGGGGCGCAGGTGTCTGATCATCTCTgttagcacgtgtcctcaccatctgtgagagaatagaagacagaggtTTAGGATTATGATGTCAAAAATTTCGCACGACAAAGAAAtcaatgaagtggaattttcctaacggttacatagcctctcatagataagcaaaaacatctccgtaccgatcgtcgagactctaataaaccagcttgtgatccatgactcctacagacctagagttctgataccaacttatcacgactccggttcgccctccgtgaatcattgtgacgacacctagtctctacgactaggtaaacctaaattgcagaagaaaaaccaaaatttgcggaagtaaaacaatttaaaataagaataaagtaataatagtgtttaaatgtgcagctcggcatacaccatgtttaactctcactACCAATAcgtaaatccaagacccgaaatcccacgaatcacaagctaagaaaaatactacatagctctaactccggaatgtctaataagaaaagaaaaatacaaaagggctaaatactaaaagcaggaagagaaagggactcctcggtctgcggacacgacagatgtacctcgaagtctctaaagcagtcgcctccctcaggGATGGTAAGCCTGAGtagtggtacctggatctgcacatgaaaaacatgcgcaaaaagggcatgagtacaccacaacggtactcagtaagtgccaagcctaacctcggtcgggtagtgacgaggaaggtcagggccctactagattaaataaatataaagatgacaggataagataagcagtacaattgagaatctacagtaagaatctatacaggataataaAGAGTACCATAATTGAAACAGAGGTAAAGAAAATCataaggaagtaccactcataacaaggatggaAACctaggatctcttagtaccctcactatatgccaaggatctcttggtatcccgaggatctcttggtatcctcaatgtatgctagggatctcttggtatcccgagaatctcttggtatcctcaatgtatgatagggacctcttggtatcccgaggatctcttggtatcctcaatatacgtgtcagggatctcttggcaTTCTGCACCTTAGTCCAAATAATAAATACGttcaggggatctcccaggatgccgtcccgtagtcccaaaatgaaacacacagcagcaacacaagaatactcaattaagctaaatttcgtactaggtaaaacaggtaattctagactaacatgcttcacgtaatgcaattaaggtagtttaggcaaataggcaattaagtcaactaaacatgcttttctaaactaacaacaggctaaattcgcaagtagaataaaacaggaaaaaggaactcaattgaaatacttaaaagaaaaaccggatttttcaataattagctcaaGTATGCACTCTTTCagctcacgtacaaggcatttcaattatcaaatatatcatatccttaggggaaggtcccccacacaaggttagacaagccacttacctcgaaccagcttaataatcaacctgaaaccacgttcttgccacgagtactcgactccaaatggcccaaatctattcaattcaatttcatatgtaaataacacttcgaagtaactgattctacaattaaattctaagctaatacgcaaaattatataaaatgaccaaaacgcccctcgggcccacgtctcggaatcgggtaaaatttatattttcaaaatcctcacactctcacgagtctaaccatatcaaaattatcccaatccTATGTCAAATACCTGATCAAAACCtaatttcttggtctaagaacttttcccctaTTTTCATACCAATTCttaaattaaaggatgaattcacgtttagattaatgggttacaagcataaaagagttaggaatcgttacccaatcgatatctctgaaaattcctcaaattctcgctcaaatccgagctcccaagcttaagttttctcaaaaatgactaaaccctcgttttgaaattttatattctgcccagctattttcacatttgcggccctgggaccgcttctgcggtcacgcaTCTGCGAGGAAttagccgcacctgcgacccttcaCTTAAAGACCAgacaccgcacctgcgatgacccTTTTGCAGATGTGGTACCGCTCCTGCGGCatttcttccgcatctgcgaaacctGAATATCCTCCCCAGCTCCGCTTCTACGATGGCtccgccgcttctgcggctccgcacatgctgaacccaaaccgcaggtgcggttatgacagatatcaGCAATGCAAAAatcttcctaagtccaaattcaacttccgttaagcacccgaaactcacccgaggcccccgggacctcaacctaacatgccaaccaatcctaaaacatcattcaaacttgttccaacctttggaatgctcaaaacaacaccaaaacaccaatttaacctcagattcaagcctaagaactccaaaaactctagAAATacattttcgatcaaaaagtttatcaacctcgtctgaataacctgaaatttttcacacacgtcacattcaaccttacgaagctactccaactttcggaattccattccgaccctcggatcaaaatctgaCTATCAGACTGGAAagttcaaaaatttgactttcggcatttcaaacctaaattagctacggacctccaaaacacattccgatcacgcccctaagcccgaaatcacctaacggagctaatggaaccatctgatttccattctgaggtcaTCTTCACACTAATCCGACCACGTTTAAccttccaacacttaagctctcatttagggactaagtgtcccaaaactctccgaaactcaaaaccgaatatCCCAGCAattcaaaatagcataaataaactcGGGAAAAGCAGTTCCCCCTATgggatcggggtgttaattcttaagatgaccatccaggtcgtcacatcctcctacacttaaactttcgttcgtcctcgaacgagcatagagacatacttgaagtagtgaaaagatgagggtaacggctgcgcatatcctgctcggtctcccaggtcacctcctcgaccggctgaccccaccactgaacctttaccgaagcaatgtcctttgaccttagctttctaacctgcctgtccagtATCGACACCGgctcttcaacataagatagatccttgtccaatttgactgaactgaaatctaacacgtgcgacgaatcactgtgatacctccggagcttcgaaacatgaaataccggatgaactcttgtcaagctgggaggtaaggcaagctcataagcaaccttcccaacatgcctcaataactcaaaagggccaatgaaccttggactcaacttccctttcttcccaaatctcataacgcccttcataggcgaaacccgaagtagGACCCGCtgtccaaccatataggaaacatcacaaaccttctggTCCACATAGCTCTTCTAtttggactgggctgtacagagtctatcctgaatcaccttaacctcctccaaagtatcctgaactaagtctgtgcccaataatctagcctcacccggctcgaaccaacccaccggagatctgcaccgcctaccatataaattctcaaacggtgccatctgaatgctggactaatacctattgtaagcaaactccgccaatggaaataattgatcccaagaccctccaaacttgATCACACACgtacagagcatatcctcaagaatctgaatagtgcgctcggactgtccattcgtttgagggtgaaatgttgtactcaactccaggCGAGTATCCAACTCCTGCTGaatggccctccagaaccatgatgtgaactaagtacctctgcttgaaataataaaaactagaataccatacagacgaacaatctccgaagaataggtagtaaacacaggaatgaaatgctggacttggtcagccgatccacaaccacccaaatggcatcgaagttcctcaaagtccgtgggatcccaactacaaagtccatggtgatccgctcccacttccacttcggaatctttatctgctgaagcaacccacccggtctctggtgctcatacgtcacctgctgacagttgaggcaccgagttACAAATCCAACtatttctttcttcatccgcctccacgaatagtgctgcctcaaatcctgatacatcttcgcgacacccggatgaatggaataccgcgaactatgggcctcctctagaatcaactctcaaagcctATCGATATTGGGTACACagacccgaccctgcatcctcaataccccgtcatcaccaatagtcacgtCTCTAGAATTACcatgttgaaccttgtccttgaggacaagcaaatgagggtcatcatactgccgctccctgatacgatcaaataaggaagacagaGAAACCATataagctagaacctgactaggctccg is a genomic window containing:
- the LOC107819152 gene encoding acylsugar acyltransferase 3-like, with product MVESTIVSRKMIKPSSPTPSSLSRHNLCFLDHIATSAYAPIAVFYPKPTNNISQILENSLSKVLSSYYPFAGIITDNKYVDCNDTGAEFLNVRISCSMSEILDHAYNDAIDVVFPPDLPWTSSFGRSPLVVQLSHFDCGGIAISICLSHKIVDGYSLFKFLKDWAATSQHLDFKPSTQFDANSFFPLMDDPPVLLRDIVREPQRCVSRIYHFSSSSLDRLKEIVAMNSQVQNPTRVEVATALLHKCGASVSMTINSGVFQPSLLFHVMNFRPPLPLNTIGNACSAFASAAILENEIQVPNFVAQLREAKKHLQDKLKDPEQLTSYVLETIKGTTNKTEKNIVFDFYMCTSLCNFGLHNIDFGWGNPIRVTVATNSMKNHFIFMDSPSGDGIDVLITLTEADMLIFHNNKELLEFASPVVLPQE